A DNA window from Methylocystis heyeri contains the following coding sequences:
- a CDS encoding translocation/assembly module TamB domain-containing protein, protein MRVRLLRYIGAGFGLILLAGGAAFVGLGLKTRDGKSFLADFVSRSASSVQMKVDIGEIDGLLSSHPAVRDIVLADPRGVWLKIDRVDLDWSPLALAALRLDVNSLKIGRIEALRRPDAGANDQKPAETKPAEKKSAASWPPDLPIRVRLGLFEVGALALDAPVIGAPATFRLTGSAEAGASSDGARASFAILRQDAPGEVRLEAKIAPGGSMGIDFNASEPAGGVIARLAQLPGAPPLAVTLKGEGPLDAFRARLDASAGEELKARGEAGLSRKDAGRRLDFDLISDFSALLPKALADVFAGDNRLKGAADFADDGGLVLESLALVNPALRLEAAGRLGADRAIDARFALHGQASGASGAFRAKTLEGEISAAGSLDKPDARLSLLVEDLVSSAGRIGHFDAAAKAAAEGPLSQPGAHVDINVEAHGEELALAGRGVSEALGDRLNLSLRARATAEGDADIGLAKIEAGGANLTYAGKAGPGLLDGKLVLGASDLSRFSGIAGRSLHGALTLAASLSGAPRDGRVKAALNGTVSEPGAGVAAVDGVLGKKLAIGGKVETLPGGGVSFEGLTLNGEYVQVRLNGAATKEKANIAADVALPDLRRADPRLSGRAGLNANLSGSLKKPDARLRLDLADAAANGRAIPKLELDAQAQDITGALKAAATLGGTIDGRPARGELKASRAGEAWKLENIDLGVGRATLKGSLAYDGAARGRLSLNAPDLDDFSALALQKLAGALHAEIALDAASGGQDAAIDVKGSGLRARDLSLGRIDAKLSARDVLRRPALEGEASLEKAEVGKEAISSARLKARPAGSGTALDLDVNARGFAVTSAATVTPGEKTRLDLASLTVQRGGKKLSLAGPAAITLGEYGEAEIRGLAINADGGRLDLDGRAGERLDLTLKARSVPLSIAALADPSLAFDGKLDAEARITGSKTAPGGDWKVTVSKFSAPQVKNSGLPAIDVAAQGRISGKRTSVDADIAMGTANRVKITGSAPLDANGALELAIKGGLDAAVANTMLSAGGQTVHGKAALDLRVAGQASSPIVDGSMTLSEGSFADPANGVAFDKIGARLEARGRELNLASLQASTHNGGQISGSGRISILPEAGMPGSLRIIGHNALLVSSALVSSTADFDLNLGGPLARAPKVTGVVKFNTLEVNVPDRLPSSLRPLPDAVHKDARGFAKELLELQRKQKAKAGKSSAFDAALDLNISAPNRIFVRGRGIDAEFGGELKITGTVQKPNVIGGFDLRRGKLQLLTQRIDITRGKLSFSGGLMPQLDFYAEATAGDVTAQITISGPASQPSFAFSSTPELPQDEVLSRLLFAKASGSLSPFQALQLAAAVAELSGGGGDGAFEKMRKALGVDSLDLSASGANGPTIGASRYLTDNVSVGVRTGAKPSDAAVNVGVDVMKKMRIQGEAGMDGHTSVGVGAEWEY, encoded by the coding sequence ATGCGCGTGCGGCTCTTGCGATATATCGGCGCCGGTTTCGGCCTGATCCTCCTCGCCGGGGGCGCCGCATTCGTCGGCCTCGGCCTCAAAACCCGGGACGGCAAGAGCTTCCTCGCCGATTTTGTTTCGCGTTCGGCCTCCTCGGTGCAGATGAAGGTCGACATAGGAGAAATCGACGGCCTTCTTTCCTCGCATCCCGCCGTTCGGGACATCGTTCTCGCCGACCCCCGCGGCGTATGGCTGAAAATCGACCGGGTCGATCTCGACTGGTCGCCGCTCGCCCTCGCCGCGTTGCGGCTCGACGTCAATTCGCTGAAGATCGGGCGAATCGAAGCGCTGCGCCGGCCCGACGCCGGCGCAAACGACCAGAAACCCGCGGAGACGAAACCCGCCGAAAAGAAATCCGCGGCCTCATGGCCGCCGGATCTCCCGATTCGTGTGCGCCTCGGCTTGTTCGAAGTCGGCGCGCTCGCGCTCGACGCCCCCGTGATCGGCGCTCCGGCGACCTTTCGCCTGACCGGCTCCGCAGAGGCCGGCGCTTCCTCCGACGGCGCCAGAGCCTCGTTCGCGATCCTGCGCCAGGACGCCCCCGGCGAAGTCCGGCTCGAGGCGAAGATCGCGCCCGGCGGAAGCATGGGAATCGATTTCAACGCCAGCGAGCCTGCAGGCGGGGTCATCGCCCGGCTGGCGCAATTGCCGGGAGCGCCGCCGCTCGCCGTCACGCTGAAGGGGGAGGGGCCGCTCGACGCCTTTCGGGCGAGGTTGGACGCCAGCGCGGGCGAGGAGTTAAAGGCGCGGGGCGAAGCCGGCCTTTCGCGCAAGGACGCGGGGCGGCGGCTCGATTTCGACCTGATCTCCGACTTTTCCGCTCTGCTCCCCAAAGCGCTGGCTGATGTTTTCGCCGGCGACAACCGGCTGAAGGGCGCAGCCGACTTCGCCGACGACGGGGGCTTGGTTCTGGAGAGCCTCGCTTTGGTCAATCCGGCCCTGAGGCTGGAGGCGGCGGGGCGCCTCGGCGCCGATCGCGCGATCGACGCCCGCTTCGCCCTCCACGGCCAGGCTTCCGGCGCATCGGGCGCCTTCCGCGCCAAGACGCTGGAAGGCGAGATTTCCGCGGCCGGAAGCCTCGACAAGCCCGACGCCCGATTGAGCCTCCTCGTCGAGGATCTGGTTTCGTCGGCCGGAAGGATCGGCCATTTCGACGCGGCCGCCAAAGCGGCCGCCGAGGGGCCGCTCAGCCAGCCGGGCGCGCATGTCGACATCAATGTCGAGGCCCATGGCGAAGAGCTGGCGCTCGCCGGCCGGGGCGTCTCCGAAGCGCTGGGAGACCGCCTGAATCTCTCTCTTCGGGCGCGCGCCACGGCGGAGGGCGACGCCGACATCGGCCTCGCCAAAATAGAGGCTGGCGGCGCAAACCTCACCTATGCCGGCAAGGCCGGCCCCGGCCTGCTCGACGGCAAGCTCGTCCTCGGCGCCTCGGATCTTTCCCGCTTCTCGGGGATCGCGGGGCGGAGCCTTCATGGCGCGCTGACGCTGGCGGCGAGTTTGAGTGGCGCGCCGCGAGATGGCCGCGTCAAAGCCGCGCTCAACGGAACCGTCTCCGAGCCGGGCGCCGGCGTCGCGGCGGTCGACGGCGTGCTGGGAAAAAAGCTCGCCATCGGCGGCAAGGTTGAGACCCTTCCGGGCGGGGGCGTGAGTTTCGAGGGGCTGACGCTCAACGGCGAATATGTTCAGGTCAGGCTGAACGGGGCGGCGACCAAGGAAAAGGCGAATATCGCCGCCGATGTCGCACTGCCCGACCTGCGTCGCGCCGATCCGCGTCTTTCGGGCCGCGCCGGCTTGAACGCCAATCTTTCCGGCTCGCTGAAAAAGCCGGACGCCAGGCTGCGCCTCGACCTCGCCGACGCCGCCGCCAATGGGCGCGCCATTCCCAAGCTGGAGCTCGACGCGCAGGCGCAGGACATCACCGGAGCGCTGAAAGCCGCTGCGACGCTGGGCGGAACCATCGACGGGCGTCCCGCGCGCGGCGAACTCAAGGCCTCGCGCGCCGGCGAAGCCTGGAAGCTCGAAAACATCGATCTCGGCGTCGGCCGGGCGACGCTGAAAGGATCGCTCGCCTATGACGGCGCGGCGCGGGGGCGCTTGAGCCTCAATGCGCCCGATCTCGACGATTTCTCCGCCCTCGCTCTGCAAAAGCTCGCCGGCGCGCTGCACGCCGAGATTGCGCTCGACGCCGCTTCGGGGGGACAGGACGCGGCCATAGACGTCAAAGGCTCCGGGCTGCGGGCGCGCGATCTTTCCCTGGGCCGGATCGACGCCAAGCTTTCGGCGCGCGATGTCCTGCGCCGTCCCGCCCTGGAGGGCGAAGCCAGTCTCGAAAAGGCGGAAGTCGGCAAGGAAGCCATTTCCTCCGCCCGGCTCAAGGCGCGCCCCGCGGGGTCCGGAACCGCGCTCGATCTCGACGTCAACGCCCGCGGCTTCGCTGTGACGAGCGCCGCGACGGTGACGCCCGGGGAGAAAACCCGGCTCGATCTCGCGTCGCTGACGGTCCAGCGGGGCGGCAAAAAGCTCAGCCTCGCGGGGCCGGCTGCAATCACCCTCGGCGAGTATGGAGAGGCCGAGATCAGGGGCCTTGCGATCAACGCCGACGGCGGCAGGCTGGATCTCGACGGGCGCGCCGGCGAGCGGCTCGATCTCACCCTGAAGGCGCGATCCGTGCCGCTCTCGATCGCGGCGCTTGCCGATCCGAGCCTCGCCTTCGACGGCAAGCTCGACGCCGAAGCCAGGATCACCGGGTCCAAAACCGCACCAGGCGGCGACTGGAAGGTCACGGTCTCGAAATTCTCCGCCCCACAAGTGAAGAACAGCGGCTTGCCGGCGATAGACGTCGCCGCGCAGGGGCGCATTTCAGGCAAGCGCACCAGCGTCGACGCCGACATCGCCATGGGGACGGCCAACCGCGTCAAGATAACGGGCTCGGCGCCGCTCGACGCCAATGGGGCGCTGGAGCTCGCGATCAAAGGCGGCCTCGACGCCGCCGTCGCCAACACGATGCTTTCCGCGGGCGGACAGACCGTGCATGGCAAGGCCGCGCTCGATCTGCGCGTCGCGGGCCAGGCTTCCTCCCCCATCGTCGACGGCTCGATGACGCTCAGCGAAGGCTCCTTCGCGGACCCCGCCAACGGCGTCGCCTTCGACAAGATCGGGGCGCGGCTGGAGGCGCGCGGCCGTGAGCTCAACCTCGCTTCGCTGCAGGCCTCGACCCATAACGGCGGTCAGATTTCGGGGAGCGGGCGCATTTCGATTCTGCCCGAAGCCGGCATGCCCGGCTCCCTGCGCATCATCGGCCACAACGCTTTGCTGGTGAGCAGCGCGCTGGTCTCCTCCACCGCCGATTTCGACCTCAATCTCGGGGGACCGCTCGCAAGGGCTCCCAAGGTTACGGGAGTCGTGAAGTTCAACACTCTGGAAGTGAACGTTCCCGACCGCCTGCCCTCCTCGCTGCGGCCGCTGCCCGACGCCGTTCACAAGGACGCGCGCGGCTTCGCCAAGGAATTGCTCGAGCTTCAGCGCAAACAAAAGGCCAAGGCGGGGAAATCTTCGGCCTTCGACGCGGCGCTCGACCTCAATATTTCTGCTCCCAACCGCATTTTCGTACGCGGGCGTGGGATAGACGCGGAATTTGGCGGCGAGCTCAAGATCACCGGAACAGTGCAGAAGCCCAATGTGATCGGCGGCTTCGATCTGCGTCGCGGGAAGCTGCAACTGCTCACCCAGCGCATCGACATCACCCGCGGCAAGCTCAGTTTCTCCGGTGGCCTCATGCCCCAACTCGACTTCTACGCCGAGGCCACCGCCGGAGACGTCACCGCCCAAATCACGATCTCCGGCCCCGCGTCGCAGCCGAGCTTCGCTTTCTCCTCGACCCCCGAACTGCCGCAGGACGAAGTGCTTTCGCGGTTGCTGTTCGCCAAGGCCTCGGGCTCGCTGTCGCCGTTCCAGGCCCTCCAGCTCGCCGCCGCGGTCGCGGAGCTTTCGGGCGGGGGCGGAGACGGCGCCTTTGAGAAAATGCGCAAGGCCCTGGGCGTCGATTCGCTCGACCTCAGCGCCAGCGGCGCCAACGGCCCGACCATCGGGGCCTCGCGATATCTCACCGACAATGTGAGCGTCGGCGTGCGCACCGGGGCCAAGCCCTCGGACGCGGCGGTCAATGTCGGCGTGGATGTGATGAAGAAGATGCGCATCCAGGGCGAGGCCGGAATGGACGGGCATACCTCCGTCGGCGTCGGCGCCGAGTGGGAGTATTGA
- a CDS encoding DoxX family protein yields MSNANPPPASLTDRIDTYADAMVRAAAGLILMPHGAQKLFGWFGGSGLAAAENSFQTKLGLPGWLAVAAGIVEFFGGLALALGLGTRVAAALIAAQMFFIVFAVHWSAGFFAQKGGFEYPLLWGVVALSYAIRGGGHCSLDAELKRRA; encoded by the coding sequence ATGTCCAACGCAAACCCGCCGCCGGCATCCTTGACCGACCGGATCGACACTTACGCCGACGCCATGGTGCGCGCCGCCGCCGGCCTCATCCTCATGCCCCACGGCGCCCAAAAACTTTTCGGCTGGTTCGGGGGCTCCGGCCTCGCCGCAGCGGAAAACTCCTTTCAGACCAAGCTCGGCCTTCCCGGCTGGCTGGCGGTCGCCGCGGGGATCGTCGAGTTTTTCGGCGGGCTCGCGCTCGCTCTGGGCCTTGGAACCCGCGTCGCCGCGGCGCTCATCGCGGCGCAAATGTTCTTCATCGTCTTTGCGGTGCATTGGAGCGCGGGTTTCTTCGCCCAGAAAGGCGGCTTTGAATATCCGCTGCTGTGGGGCGTCGTGGCGCTGTCCTACGCTATTCGCGGCGGCGGCCATTGCTCGCTGGACGCGGAGCTCAAGCGCCGGGCCTGA
- a CDS encoding acyl CoA:acetate/3-ketoacid CoA transferase yields the protein MANNKVTTLEQAMALIRDNDVVTTSGFVQSCIPEALHMGLEQRYVETGHPKNLTLIMTAGAGDSKGLGTGRLHHEGLLGRVIAGNFGRMPKVAEAAQANKILGYNLPQGVISQLYRACAAGQPGLFSKVGLYTYVDPRFGGGKVNEVTTEDIVKYHNIQGEEWLFYIATKIDVAFIRGTSADPSGNISMEKETLVLDNLAQAMAARNNGGIVIAQVERIVEQGSIKPKDVEVPGILVDCVVVAPTPELHRMNYGVMYNAALAGEVRVPVEGMAKMPLDERKVIARRAAFELPPNGVVNLGVGAPEGISAVANEEKFTPYITLTTEAGAIGGVLASGSSFGGATNADSIIQQNQQFDFYDGGGLDMTCLGMAECDVQGNVNTSKFGGRLNGCGGFINISQNARSVVFAGTFTNGGLKVEIADGKLNILQEGRNRKFLNYVEQITFSGKFAQKRKQPVIYVTERCVFRLGQRGMELIEVAPGVDIEKNILAHMAFKPIVEEPELMDKRLFIDEPMGLLAELLNLNLHERVQYDPDRNILFVNLEGWHARTKKDVDELRKTLIEACQKVGKRVNSVVNHDGAKIAEALYDDYAEMIQYMLEHYYATTARYATSAFARLKMKEAMTKRGLSPHVFERKEAAQAFLEVVGN from the coding sequence ATGGCGAACAACAAGGTCACAACACTGGAACAGGCGATGGCCCTCATCCGGGATAATGACGTCGTGACCACTTCGGGGTTCGTCCAGAGCTGCATCCCCGAGGCTCTGCATATGGGCCTGGAGCAGCGCTACGTCGAAACCGGCCATCCGAAAAACCTCACCCTGATCATGACGGCCGGCGCCGGCGACAGCAAAGGGCTCGGCACGGGGCGCCTCCATCACGAGGGTCTGCTGGGCCGGGTCATCGCGGGTAATTTCGGGCGCATGCCCAAGGTCGCCGAGGCCGCGCAAGCCAATAAGATCCTCGGCTACAATTTGCCGCAGGGGGTGATCTCCCAGCTCTATCGCGCCTGCGCCGCCGGACAGCCGGGGCTGTTCTCCAAGGTCGGCCTCTACACCTATGTCGATCCGCGCTTCGGCGGCGGCAAGGTCAATGAGGTGACGACCGAGGATATCGTGAAATATCACAATATCCAGGGCGAGGAGTGGCTGTTCTACATCGCCACCAAGATCGACGTCGCCTTCATCCGCGGCACTTCGGCCGATCCTTCCGGCAATATCAGCATGGAGAAGGAAACCCTGGTTCTCGACAATCTGGCCCAGGCCATGGCGGCGAGAAACAATGGCGGCATCGTCATCGCCCAGGTCGAGCGGATCGTCGAGCAGGGCTCGATCAAGCCCAAGGACGTCGAGGTCCCCGGGATTCTGGTCGATTGCGTGGTGGTCGCGCCCACTCCCGAGCTGCACCGCATGAATTATGGCGTGATGTACAACGCCGCGCTGGCCGGCGAAGTCCGCGTGCCGGTGGAAGGCATGGCCAAAATGCCGCTCGACGAGCGCAAGGTCATCGCCCGGCGCGCCGCCTTCGAGCTGCCGCCGAACGGCGTCGTCAATCTCGGCGTCGGCGCGCCCGAGGGCATCTCGGCGGTCGCCAATGAGGAAAAATTCACTCCCTACATAACGCTGACCACGGAAGCCGGCGCCATCGGCGGCGTGCTCGCCAGCGGATCGAGCTTCGGCGGCGCCACCAACGCCGATTCCATCATCCAGCAGAACCAGCAGTTCGATTTCTACGACGGCGGCGGCCTCGACATGACCTGTCTCGGCATGGCCGAATGCGACGTCCAGGGCAATGTCAACACCAGCAAGTTCGGCGGCCGTCTCAACGGCTGCGGCGGCTTCATCAACATCAGCCAGAACGCCCGCAGCGTGGTGTTCGCCGGCACCTTCACCAACGGCGGGCTGAAGGTCGAGATCGCGGACGGCAAGCTCAACATCCTGCAGGAAGGCCGCAACCGCAAATTCCTCAACTATGTCGAGCAGATCACCTTCTCCGGCAAATTTGCGCAAAAGCGCAAGCAGCCGGTGATCTATGTCACCGAGCGCTGCGTGTTCCGGCTCGGCCAGAGGGGAATGGAGCTGATCGAGGTCGCGCCCGGCGTCGACATCGAAAAGAACATTCTCGCCCATATGGCGTTCAAGCCCATCGTCGAAGAGCCCGAGCTGATGGACAAGCGCCTCTTCATCGACGAGCCGATGGGGCTGCTGGCCGAACTGCTCAACCTCAATCTGCACGAGCGGGTTCAATACGATCCCGACCGCAATATTCTCTTCGTCAATCTGGAAGGCTGGCACGCCCGCACCAAGAAGGACGTCGACGAGCTGCGCAAGACTCTTATCGAGGCCTGCCAGAAGGTCGGCAAGCGGGTGAATTCGGTGGTCAATCACGACGGCGCCAAGATCGCCGAGGCGCTCTATGACGATTACGCCGAGATGATCCAGTACATGCTGGAGCATTATTACGCGACCACCGCGCGCTATGCGACCAGCGCCTTCGCCCGCCTGAAAATGAAGGAAGCGATGACCAAGCGCGGGCTTTCGCCCCATGTGTTCGAGCGCAAGGAAGCCGCCCAGGCCTTTTTGGAAGTGGTCGGGAACTGA
- a CDS encoding copper resistance D family protein, translating into MQLFIEIYGFLNVTLRGFILTAQSLTLGGLAFLLLPAVAEARLGETARRRAERLIFWSALALCAGEALAAAALGFMLSGTLGLPAGELLGAEAVKIDLLASVLAGAVAFFISSRRDALPAAGLAGLFLLATQIGATHAASRLDHVAGLYVAEFAHMLGVAIWIGGIPYFLIALGAAQTGSRRYVAARFSMISAAGVAMLLGAGVYMAADYLGEPEALYGASYGVMLTAKAGLLLGLLLLGGMNFLTGRELRTDPRGSVSRLRRFAEVEIGVGLTALFCAASLTSLPPARDLPNDRASWNEVVERVEPRWPIRLESPDHASLSTSQPRMIDPGAPRAYAMGETAAPPRNAEDIAWSEYNHHWAGIFVLLMGLLALAEHDRRLAPIAKHWPLTFLGLAGFLFLRADEEVWPLGHLGLIESLRDPEIAQHRLMIVLIILFGLFEWRVRLGKLKAAWAPYVFPVTTAVAAAFLLTHSHGLANPKEEMLIEITHTPLALVGVAAGWARWLELRLDDGPARRIASLVWPVAFILAGLLLMFYREA; encoded by the coding sequence TTGCAGCTATTCATCGAAATCTACGGCTTCCTCAACGTCACCCTGCGCGGGTTCATCCTCACGGCGCAATCGCTGACGCTCGGCGGGCTGGCCTTTCTCCTCCTGCCTGCGGTCGCCGAGGCGCGGCTCGGCGAGACCGCGCGGCGCCGCGCCGAGAGGCTGATTTTCTGGAGCGCCCTCGCGCTTTGCGCCGGGGAGGCGCTGGCCGCCGCGGCGCTCGGTTTCATGCTGAGCGGAACCCTCGGCCTTCCGGCGGGCGAGCTCCTCGGCGCCGAGGCCGTCAAAATCGATCTTCTCGCCTCGGTTCTCGCCGGCGCGGTCGCCTTTTTCATCAGTTCGCGGCGCGACGCCCTGCCGGCCGCGGGTCTCGCCGGATTGTTCCTGCTCGCGACGCAGATCGGCGCCACTCACGCCGCCAGCCGGCTCGATCACGTCGCCGGTCTCTATGTGGCGGAATTCGCCCATATGCTGGGCGTCGCGATCTGGATCGGCGGCATCCCCTATTTTCTCATCGCCTTAGGCGCGGCGCAAACGGGAAGCCGCCGCTATGTGGCGGCGCGTTTCTCGATGATTTCCGCCGCCGGCGTCGCGATGCTGCTCGGGGCCGGAGTCTATATGGCCGCCGATTATCTCGGGGAGCCCGAGGCGCTTTACGGGGCCTCCTATGGCGTCATGCTCACCGCCAAAGCCGGCCTGCTGCTCGGGCTGCTGCTGCTCGGCGGCATGAATTTCCTCACCGGACGGGAGCTTCGAACCGACCCCCGCGGATCGGTTTCGAGACTGCGCCGTTTCGCCGAAGTCGAGATCGGGGTCGGCCTGACGGCGCTTTTTTGCGCGGCTTCCTTGACCTCGCTGCCGCCGGCCCGGGACCTGCCCAACGACCGCGCCAGCTGGAACGAGGTGGTGGAACGGGTCGAGCCGCGCTGGCCCATCAGGCTGGAGAGCCCCGATCACGCCAGCCTCTCCACCTCTCAGCCGAGGATGATCGACCCCGGCGCCCCCCGCGCCTACGCCATGGGCGAGACCGCCGCGCCGCCCCGCAACGCCGAGGACATCGCCTGGTCGGAGTACAACCACCACTGGGCCGGGATTTTCGTCCTCCTCATGGGGCTGCTCGCCCTCGCCGAGCACGACCGCCGGCTTGCTCCCATCGCAAAACATTGGCCCTTGACCTTCCTCGGCCTCGCCGGCTTCCTGTTTCTGCGCGCCGACGAGGAAGTCTGGCCGCTCGGCCATCTCGGGCTGATCGAGAGCCTGCGCGATCCCGAGATCGCCCAGCACCGCCTGATGATCGTGCTGATCATCCTGTTCGGGCTGTTTGAATGGCGGGTGCGGCTCGGCAAGCTCAAGGCGGCCTGGGCGCCCTATGTGTTTCCCGTCACGACCGCGGTTGCGGCGGCCTTTCTGCTGACCCATTCCCACGGGCTCGCCAATCCCAAGGAGGAAATGCTGATCGAGATCACCCATACGCCGTTGGCGCTGGTCGGCGTCGCGGCGGGGTGGGCGCGCTGGCTGGAGCTGCGCCTCGACGACGGCCCGGCGCGTCGCATCGCGAGCCTCGTCTGGCCCGTGGCCTTCATCCTCGCCGGGCTGCTGCTGATGTTTTATCGGGAGGCATAG
- a CDS encoding copper resistance CopC family protein, whose translation MTMPRSYLYFLAVPLVFVADAAFAHAIVVASTPLPNETIAASETEVEVRFNSRVDRARSRLTLVGPGGASVVLPLADGAAETLKSRASGLEDGRYRILWQTLSVDGHITHGEISFQVKR comes from the coding sequence ATGACGATGCCACGCTCTTACCTTTATTTCCTCGCCGTTCCGCTCGTCTTCGTCGCCGATGCGGCTTTCGCCCATGCGATCGTCGTCGCCTCGACGCCGCTACCCAATGAAACGATCGCCGCTTCCGAAACCGAGGTGGAAGTCCGTTTCAACAGCCGGGTCGATCGCGCCCGCTCCCGCCTGACCCTGGTCGGGCCGGGCGGCGCCAGCGTCGTTTTGCCGCTGGCCGACGGCGCCGCCGAAACCCTCAAATCACGCGCGAGCGGGCTGGAGGACGGGCGCTATCGGATCCTGTGGCAGACCCTGAGCGTCGACGGCCATATCACCCACGGCGAGATTTCCTTCCAGGTAAAACGGTAA
- a CDS encoding autotransporter assembly complex protein TamA: MKRASLVSVAVMAALITPSLGGQARAFDFFGLLGSEEEPPPPSPDALPYKIEFSGLDDDANLAQRLKDASNSWRLRLQPPVGGVALAQRVVADLPRIGEALWGDGYFDAQVKAEVAGVEIFPDGRGADAAARAAEQMRDKTPVPVVFKVEPGPLFHLRNVVVYDARRMTPIDPALFSKKTFERGPDEPARAARVRALEADLVDQLRAQSYPLAKIVKTAPVILHRDQAMDVAITVDPGPRAGIGEVKLSGSPGVPDDVIRSFIYLEEGEDYSPRKLADTRKSVARIEALGSVKVEDGPALDSNGNMPILVTTSERKQHAVGVTGQISNIDGPGLRAYWMDRNVFGGGERLRFDVQGGLAATATSGSAAGSFFSLPRFDSSNLIGSAKMSFVKPALEGSRNDLLVDAYAVREKTPYYWANYGGASTGIRHRFSDAASIQAGVEIEAGHTFDAFGPHNYTLLGVPVSANYDSTDDLLAPTKGVRAVATVEPYFKTLHDSVGMVQSQGQVSTYYALDDDAWYILAGRAKIGSIVGASIADIPASHRFFAGGGGSVRGYQYRSLAPQYGMGFAVGGRSLLEGSAEARIKITKEIGIVPFFDTGMAFASSFPNFQSPMRYAAGLGLRYYSGIGPIRLDLATPIARKPGESAYALFIGIGEAF; the protein is encoded by the coding sequence GTGAAGCGCGCTTCTCTTGTCTCTGTCGCCGTCATGGCTGCGCTGATCACGCCATCATTGGGGGGTCAGGCCCGCGCGTTCGATTTCTTTGGGCTGCTTGGTTCAGAGGAGGAGCCGCCGCCGCCGAGCCCCGACGCGCTCCCCTATAAAATCGAGTTCTCCGGCCTCGACGACGACGCCAATCTCGCGCAGCGTCTCAAGGACGCCTCCAACAGCTGGCGCTTGAGGCTTCAGCCGCCGGTCGGGGGAGTGGCGCTCGCGCAGAGGGTCGTCGCCGACCTGCCGCGCATCGGCGAAGCGCTTTGGGGCGACGGCTATTTCGACGCGCAGGTCAAAGCGGAAGTCGCCGGCGTCGAAATCTTTCCCGACGGACGCGGCGCGGACGCCGCGGCGCGGGCCGCCGAGCAGATGCGGGACAAGACTCCCGTGCCGGTCGTTTTCAAGGTGGAGCCGGGACCGCTGTTTCATCTGCGCAATGTCGTGGTTTACGACGCGCGCCGCATGACGCCGATCGACCCCGCGCTGTTCTCGAAAAAGACCTTCGAGCGCGGGCCCGACGAACCCGCCCGGGCGGCGCGGGTGCGCGCCCTGGAGGCCGATCTCGTCGATCAGCTCCGCGCTCAATCCTATCCGCTCGCCAAAATCGTCAAGACCGCCCCGGTGATTCTGCATCGGGACCAGGCGATGGACGTCGCCATCACCGTCGATCCCGGCCCCAGAGCGGGGATCGGAGAAGTGAAACTGAGCGGCTCTCCGGGCGTGCCTGACGACGTCATCCGCTCTTTCATCTATCTCGAGGAAGGCGAAGACTACAGCCCGAGGAAGCTGGCGGACACCCGCAAATCGGTGGCCCGGATCGAGGCCCTCGGCTCCGTCAAGGTGGAAGACGGCCCCGCCCTGGACAGCAACGGGAACATGCCGATCCTCGTCACGACCTCCGAACGCAAGCAGCATGCGGTCGGCGTGACGGGCCAGATTTCCAATATCGACGGTCCCGGCCTGCGCGCCTATTGGATGGACAGGAACGTCTTCGGCGGCGGCGAGCGGCTGCGCTTCGACGTGCAGGGAGGCCTCGCCGCCACCGCGACTTCGGGCTCGGCGGCCGGCAGCTTCTTCAGCCTTCCCCGTTTCGATTCCAGCAATCTGATCGGCAGCGCGAAAATGAGCTTCGTGAAGCCGGCGCTCGAGGGCTCGCGCAACGATCTGCTCGTCGACGCTTACGCGGTGCGGGAAAAGACGCCCTATTACTGGGCCAATTACGGCGGCGCCAGCACGGGAATCCGCCACCGTTTCAGCGACGCCGCGTCCATTCAGGCCGGCGTGGAGATCGAGGCGGGCCACACCTTCGACGCCTTCGGCCCGCATAATTATACGCTATTGGGCGTGCCGGTCTCGGCAAACTACGACAGCACCGACGATCTCCTCGCGCCCACCAAGGGCGTTCGCGCCGTCGCGACCGTGGAGCCCTATTTCAAGACGCTCCACGACAGCGTGGGAATGGTCCAGTCGCAGGGGCAGGTGAGCACATATTACGCCCTCGACGACGACGCCTGGTACATTTTGGCCGGCCGGGCGAAAATCGGCTCGATCGTCGGCGCCAGCATCGCGGATATTCCCGCCAGCCACCGTTTCTTCGCCGGCGGCGGCGGCTCGGTGCGCGGCTACCAATATCGTTCGCTCGCTCCCCAATACGGCATGGGCTTCGCGGTCGGCGGCCGGAGCCTGCTGGAGGGCTCGGCGGAAGCGCGCATAAAGATCACCAAGGAAATCGGGATCGTGCCGTTCTTCGACACCGGCATGGCCTTCGCCTCGTCCTTCCCCAATTTCCAGAGTCCCATGCGCTACGCCGCCGGTCTCGGCCTTCGCTATTACTCCGGCATCGGCCCGATTCGCCTGGACCTTGCGACCCCCATCGCCCGCAAGCCGGGCGAATCCGCCTATGCTCTGTTCATCGGAATAGGAGAGGCGTTCTGA